DNA sequence from the Candidatus Anoxymicrobium japonicum genome:
TTCATTATGCGCGCCGCCGCCTCAAGGTCTTCGAGCCTTCCGTTAGTGCAGGAGCCCAGCACCGCCTGCTGTATCTCGAGTCCCGCGATTTTAGGGTCGTCCACGTCTTTCACGTTGTCCACGTTGTGCGGGCAGCTCACTTGCGGCGCGATGTCCCCTGCCGCGAAGTCGTAGGCGGCTTCGTAGGCGGCATCGGCGTCGGCATAGACCGGGTCGAACCTTCCGTCGGTGCGCTCGCGAAGGTATGCGAACGTCTTTTCGTCCGGCGGGCAGATGGCGGCCTTCGCGCCCATTTCCATCGCCTGATTGCATATAGTCATCCTGCTGCCGACAGAGAAATTCTCGACGGTGTCGCCGTAGAATTCGCAGGACTTGTAGTCCGCGCCGTCCGCGCCGAGTTTTCCTATGACTTTTAGTATTACGTCTTTGGAGTAAACCCCGTTGCCGAGGTTTCCCTCTACGTTTATCCGCAGGGTTTCGGGAACGCGCAGCCAGAGGCTCCCGGTCGCCCATACCGCCGCCATCTCGGTGGCGCCGATGCCCGTGCTAAAAGCCCCAAGGCCGCCGTAGGTCGTGGTGTGCGAGTCGGTTCCGACTATGAGCATTCCCGGCTTCACGTGCCCCTTTTCGGGAAGAACCTGATGGCAGATGCCCGCGCGGATGTCGTAGAAGTTTTTGATGCCGTATTCCTTGACTATGCCGCGTATCCACTTGTGGCCTTCCGCGGTCTTGATATCGTTTGCGGGAACCCTGTGGTCGAGCGGAATCACTATCTTGTCCGCATCCCAAACCCGTTCCACGCCTATCGTCTTGAACACCTTCGAGACGAGAGCCGCGTTCTCGTGGCTCATCGCCACGTCGACCTGCGGGTTCAAAATCTCGCCCACGTCGCATTCCTTTCGGCTCGAGTGAGCCGCGAGTATCTTTTGAGCTATGGTCTGCCCCATCTTTACACCCCGTTGTTATACCGTAAATGACAATCGATGTAAAAAGTTATCCAATCATTTTCAGTCAATCGCGTTATTTCATATCTTCTGGTCGAGCCGCTTGGTGTAATACGCTATCCCCTCGAACCTCTCGTAGTCCAGCGACTCGAAAAGCCCCTTCGATTCAGGATTAGGTTCTTCTATCTGCAGGCAAAATATGCCGAGTCCCTGTTTTTCGAACCATCTTTCGCACTCTGCCACAAGCCGCTTCCCAAGCCCCTTTCGCCGGTATTGCGGCACCACGGCAAGGCGGTTTATCCATCCCTTTCTCGTGTCGTGGCTTGCAACAACTGTTGCCACAAGCTCGCTGTCATCAAAGATGCCGAAGAAGCCGATGTGGTTCTCGTCAGCCATCTGGCGCGATACCTCGTCCCGGCTGTCCCTTCCGTCGGGTTTGTAATGCAGCCCGGCGCGTTTCCAACACTCAATCATTATGTCGTAGTCCCACGGCCATAGCTTGCGAGTTTCCATTAATAATCCCTTGTAATGCTATTGTGGGCTTTTGTGATTTAAAGGTTGCTTATTTCAAGCCCCCGTTGAATATCAAACACGCAGGGAAATAAACGCGTATCTGAAAAAGTCGCCGAGCTACGAAACGTGCTTGCATCACTGCAAATACAAGCGAAGGAAAAGGAATTCACGGCGAATCACAGCGAATTGAAGAGAAACGGAACCGTATAACTGCCGGATATGGGGGACTTGAAAAAATGCGCAACGGCATGGCCCAGACGAATACGGCGCAGAAAAGGAAGGATTGGAGTTCATGCTGAAAGAAGTGGAAAGACGGATAGGTGAAAAAAGAAAAACAATGGTGTGGCACATCACCATTTTGTCCAATCCCACGGTTTGCCATTTTTGACAATATCTTCTACTTCGATGTTGTTGCTCAACTCCTGCCAATATTTACGAGATAAGCGCCATTTTTTCCCAGGTTTTCTTAGATTATATTCAGGTCGTTCTAATATTCGTTTTGGGACCTTCATGCAACAGGCAGTTTTCATCTCACTATCAAGCAATATGAAGATGAAATACTTACATACCCCCAGTTCCTTTTCAGAGATGTCAAAAACAGTTAGCCCACCTTTTCCTGCAGGCGTTTTATTATATTGTGAGATTCTTCGGGATTTAATCTCTACTTTTTTCCCGTCGTTGGTTTCTGCATCGTATGGTTCGTTTTGTTTGATTGACTCTGGTGTTTTCAGTCCACACTTTATAATCGCCCATGCTTCAGCATATGTTTGTCCAGTTCCCGGATTTGATCTGAATCCTTCCTCTTCCAACTTTATTGCAGCCTTACGGAATTTTTCTAACATATGCATCTTGTTATCCAAAGAACTCATGAAATCACCCTATTTATACCTAATATTACGCATTTCCATTAATAATCCCTTGTAATGCTATTGTGGGCTTTTGTGATTTAAAGGTTGCTCCTCGCTACCGCTGTTTAGCCTTTTGTCGCCTCGTGTTTCCCACTGTCGTTTACGGCTTCCGCTTCCGTTTGTCTCCACCACATCTTTTTTGAAGAGGTCTGCGCATTCCATCTGTATGACGCAGGCGGACGAGAGGCCAAGCTACGACGAATACTTCATAGAGATGGCGCATGTCGTTGCAAAACGCTCGACCTGTCTGCGCAGGAAGGTGGGGGCGCTCTTTGTCAAGAACAACCACATACTCTGCACAGGCTACAACGGGGCGCCAAAGCATATCCGCCACTGTTCGGATACTGGCTGCCTTCGCGCTAAGCTGGATGTTCCAAGCGGCACGCGCCACGAGCTTTGCAGGGGATTGCACGCCGAGCAGAACGGCATACTTCAGGCCGCGCTCTTCGGCATTTCGCTTCGGGGTTCGACGCTCTACTGCACGAACGTCCCCTGCGTCGTCTGCGCCAAGATGCTCATAAACGCGGGCGTGAACGAGGTCATCTACGAGGGCGACTACGCCGACGACCTCGGCAAGATAATGCTTTACGAGTCCGGCATAAGCGCATTTCGCTGGAAGAACGGCAAGAGGGAGCCGGTCCGGTTCGATGCGGACAGCATAGATCCATCGCTTTCGGATTTCGTGCCATTGGAAAAAAGAGGACTCTAAATTACGTTCGTTGCGGCATTCACCTTTTCAGCCAGTTCTTCAATGGTGCCTTCGTTGACTATCATCACGTCGGCCATCGCTATGACGCTGCCCAGCCCCCATCCAAGCTCCCTGAAATCCCTGTTCTTAACGGACGCCTCGCCAATGAAATCGTCGTCGTCCCTTTTCCTTGCGAGTATGCGTTCGTAGCGGGTCTTGGGCGAGGCGTGTATCGCGACCAGCCTGAAATCGCTGCCAAGCTCGTTCTTGAAAAACTCGATCTCCTCGCTGTTGCGTACGCCGTCTATCACGACAGCATCAAGTTCGAGTGTTTCGGTGCGCATCCCGGCAAGTTTCTTTGCCGTGCGTTGAGCCCATATCGACGGGCCGTGAATCCTTCTCATCTCGGTCGCGACCATCCCGACGTAGGAGTCCTTGAGTTCGAGACCTCTTCGGCGGACCTCGTCCCAGACCATGTCGCCCATGCGTATGACCTGCAATCCCCGTTCCTTTACGATGCGCACGGCTTCTGACTTGCCGGAGCCCGGCATGCCGGTAAATGCAATCACCTTCATAGACGGGTGGATGAACTAAAAAGTTAATAAGGTTTTGAGGGAAAAGCGAGTTTACGCCCAAAAATCATGCGTAGTGATAAACGTATTCTACCGGCACCCTGCACGCCTTGCCGATAGTGCAGACCTTTTGAGAAAGAGCTTCGAGCGCCTCGAGTTTTTGCTTTGGCTCAGAACTCTTGACGAATACATCCTCGCGTATGCGGACAACTTCGCCGTTCTCCAGCTCCATTTCAGATTCCACCCTAAGCTCGTCTATCTTCACGCCTCGCTTCTCGGCGACGGCGCGATAACTGAACGCCTGGCAGGCCGCAAGTGATGCGAGGAAGTATTCGGATGGCATCGGCCCCGAATCGTCACCATCCTTTTCCACCGGCTTGCTTACCATGAATTCGAAATCCCTTACCGTCGCCCTGTTCACGAACTTGGCGAGGCTTTCCACGTTGCACTTCTCTATGAATCCCATACGAATCGCTTCCTGCTTCCTTTTACTGACGACGCGAACGCCATAACGCAAGACGTCATTCCTCGATACTATGTAACTCGGCTATCTGTTATTTATTCATAATATATTCGTGGATGGACGCCGCGGCTCTTTTCCCTGCTCCCATCGCGGATATGACCGTCGCGGCGCCGGTCACGACGTCGCCGCCCGCGAACACGCCCGCCTTTGTCGTTTTGCCGTTCTCGTCCGCGACTATGCGCCCTTTTCTGTCGCTCTCAAGTCCCGGCGTGGTGTGCTGTATCAGGGGATTGGGCGAGTTGCCTATAGCGATTATCGCCATGTCTATGTCGAGGGAGAATTCCGAACCCCCGACAATCTTCGGGCTTCTCCTGCCGCTCGCGTCAGGCTCGCCAAGCTCCATCCCCACGCACTCCATCGCTAAGACATTGCCCGCGTCGTCGCCGAATATCCGCGTCGGGTTTGTCAGTAGCCGGAAATCTATGCCTTCTTCTTTCGCGTGTTCTATCTCCTCTCTGCGGGCCGGCATCTCCTC
Encoded proteins:
- a CDS encoding 3-isopropylmalate dehydratase large subunit (catalyzes the isomerization between 2-isopropylmalate and 3-isopropylmalate in leucine biosynthesis) yields the protein MGQTIAQKILAAHSSRKECDVGEILNPQVDVAMSHENAALVSKVFKTIGVERVWDADKIVIPLDHRVPANDIKTAEGHKWIRGIVKEYGIKNFYDIRAGICHQVLPEKGHVKPGMLIVGTDSHTTTYGGLGAFSTGIGATEMAAVWATGSLWLRVPETLRINVEGNLGNGVYSKDVILKVIGKLGADGADYKSCEFYGDTVENFSVGSRMTICNQAMEMGAKAAICPPDEKTFAYLRERTDGRFDPVYADADAAYEAAYDFAAGDIAPQVSCPHNVDNVKDVDDPKIAGLEIQQAVLGSCTNGRLEDLEAAARIM
- a CDS encoding cytidine deaminase, which gives rise to MTQADERPSYDEYFIEMAHVVAKRSTCLRRKVGALFVKNNHILCTGYNGAPKHIRHCSDTGCLRAKLDVPSGTRHELCRGLHAEQNGILQAALFGISLRGSTLYCTNVPCVVCAKMLINAGVNEVIYEGDYADDLGKIMLYESGISAFRWKNGKREPVRFDADSIDPSLSDFVPLEKRGL
- a CDS encoding dephospho-CoA kinase; protein product: MKVIAFTGMPGSGKSEAVRIVKERGLQVIRMGDMVWDEVRRRGLELKDSYVGMVATEMRRIHGPSIWAQRTAKKLAGMRTETLELDAVVIDGVRNSEEIEFFKNELGSDFRLVAIHASPKTRYERILARKRDDDDFIGEASVKNRDFRELGWGLGSVIAMADVMIVNEGTIEELAEKVNAATNVI